The following is a genomic window from Pseudomonas promysalinigenes.
GCGACCTGGGACGAGTACGTCGAGCCAATGATTCAGCTGGTGAACGCCGACGGCGCCTTCGAGCAAGGCGTGCGCAAGGTCGAAACCGTACTGCTGAAGCTGCTTGGCGAGCAGGCGCGCCTTGGCCACTTGGTCGACGACGACATGCTGCTGCGCACCCACGCACGTATCTTGGAAATGCAGACCAGCGCTCAGCTGACGCTGCGCCACGCCCGCGAACTGCTGCTGCCGCTGCGCGAAGAAGCGCGCCGGCACAACGCCGTGACCCGTGGCGCCGCCCTGGCGCTGTCGGTGATCCGGCGCAAGGGCCTCGATGCCTTGCCGCAAGCAGCCATGCCGTTGTTCACCCGCCCGCAAAGCACCTTCCTGGGCAGTGCCAGCCAGGTCGAGGCCTACGTCTATGCCCTGGCTCGCTTCGAGCCCAAGCCGGCCAAGTTCCCCAAGGCGCACAAGACCCAGAAAGGCCCGCTACCCCGCGCGCCGCGCACGGTCAAAGAGATGCTCGAACGCTGCGAAGATGCCCTGCCGCTGCCAGACCTGATGGTCTGGCTGCTTGAGCAGGAGCCAGAAGGCGCCACCGACGAGCTGCTGTACTGGTTCTCGCGCCTCTCGCGGGAAAAGCGCTTTAAGCGCGAACGCCTGGAACGGCGCGAATACACCACCCAAGAACACCTGGTCAGCTTGCGCTCGTTCGCCCTGACGTCCAGCCGCGAAGCGCAACCTGAAACCAACGCGAGCCCAGCCAATGCATCTTGATCTTTCCG
Proteins encoded in this region:
- the mksB gene encoding Mks condensin complex protein MksB; its protein translation is MIEPKRVLRALAEHWALIEPLCERFDQGTLSLVELRQQLGRQQVESTPQDITQLLDVWIRLDILVPVAKSPNRFELNAQIHDFLAYLRREHRLGLCLEIEAYLRHLERLAGHIQDAFDNRDSDDLARQLRLLDMRVRDVLKKLDNDEQALVAVAERAKTSNRQIPLRQRYAEVLATWDEYVEPMIQLVNADGAFEQGVRKVETVLLKLLGEQARLGHLVDDDMLLRTHARILEMQTSAQLTLRHARELLLPLREEARRHNAVTRGAALALSVIRRKGLDALPQAAMPLFTRPQSTFLGSASQVEAYVYALARFEPKPAKFPKAHKTQKGPLPRAPRTVKEMLERCEDALPLPDLMVWLLEQEPEGATDELLYWFSRLSREKRFKRERLERREYTTQEHLVSLRSFALTSSREAQPETNASPANAS